Proteins from one Gaiellales bacterium genomic window:
- a CDS encoding YerC/YecD family TrpR-related protein, whose translation MPEAWRTSETDDLCDALLALRTRDEAAAFLRDICSLHELESLSHRWQAARMLDRGTPYARVASELHASTATVTRVAHWLRHGEGGYRLVLDRMGAGT comes from the coding sequence GTGCCGGAAGCGTGGCGAACATCCGAGACCGACGACCTCTGCGACGCGCTGCTCGCCCTGCGCACGCGCGACGAGGCGGCCGCGTTCCTGCGCGACATCTGCTCGCTGCACGAGCTGGAGTCGCTCTCCCACCGCTGGCAGGCCGCGCGGATGCTCGATCGCGGCACGCCGTACGCCCGGGTCGCGTCGGAGCTCCACGCGTCGACCGCGACGGTGACCCGCGTCGCCCACTGGCTGCGGCACGGCGAGGGCGGCTACAGGCTGGTGCTCGACCGGATGGGAGCGGGGACGTGA
- the hisH gene encoding imidazole glycerol phosphate synthase subunit HisH: protein MTAVTLIDYGAGNLRSLRAAFERLGATVHVTGEACDVSAAGRLVLPGVGAAAPAMAALRARGLDAAIRGSTAPLLGVCLGMQLLFERSHEGGVECLGLLPGEVLPIDWAERVPHMGWNDVVGDAESAVCYFAHSYAVACDDDVVAGRTPIDGRDVPTVVRAGRLHGVQFHPEKSAADGRRMLERWLAA from the coding sequence ATGACGGCCGTCACGCTGATCGACTACGGCGCGGGGAACCTGCGCTCGCTGCGCGCGGCGTTCGAGCGGCTGGGTGCGACGGTGCACGTGACCGGTGAGGCGTGTGACGTGTCAGCCGCCGGACGCCTCGTCCTCCCGGGGGTGGGAGCGGCTGCGCCCGCCATGGCGGCCCTGCGCGCACGGGGCCTCGACGCTGCGATCCGCGGGTCGACCGCCCCGCTGCTCGGCGTCTGCCTCGGCATGCAGCTGCTGTTCGAGCGGTCGCACGAGGGCGGAGTGGAGTGCCTTGGCCTGCTCCCCGGAGAGGTGCTGCCGATCGACTGGGCCGAGCGGGTTCCGCACATGGGCTGGAACGACGTGGTCGGTGACGCCGAGAGCGCGGTCTGCTACTTCGCCCACTCCTACGCCGTTGCCTGCGATGACGACGTTGTCGCCGGGCGGACGCCGATCGACGGCCGCGACGTGCCGACGGTGGTTCGTGCCGGCCGGCTGCACGGCGTCCAGTTCCATCCCGAGAAGAGCGCCGCGGACGGCCGGCGGATGCTGGAGCGCTGGCTTGCTGCGTAG
- a CDS encoding LCP family protein, which translates to MAEQSRRPRAYRVYRGGHARKDDPDAARFAFGASPSGVKEPRPATPPGMSRPGPPGAPPVQRPPLPGRQVATVPSRRRFWPGWRKGVPMIVGIVLVLFAGWLYLGYRSFSNEVANANARLDKRTKRALTPAGHILTSPQVTLVLGSDSRGQHTTARADSILLFRTDPGKHLVSMLSIPRDLRVPISGHGDTKINAAFAYGGAPLLIRTINHLTGFEVNHIVLVNFTGFKDLIDSLGGVTLYNKRRIVSSQPFDGITWHFKPGTIHLDGRKALAYARIRHTTNPQDSDITRTERQQLVMQAISRQLVSPSSVLHLPSIGRDIARPLATDLSANELLGLGWEKFRASRTLECHLGGQPALIDGQDEILSVDQNRLVVQMFLGQNAPQPPARGSLYSPGCRVQ; encoded by the coding sequence GTGGCAGAGCAATCCCGGAGGCCGAGGGCCTACCGCGTGTACCGCGGCGGGCACGCACGCAAGGACGACCCAGACGCCGCGCGGTTCGCGTTCGGCGCGTCCCCGAGCGGGGTGAAGGAGCCGCGCCCCGCGACGCCGCCCGGCATGTCGCGCCCCGGGCCGCCGGGAGCGCCCCCGGTGCAGCGCCCGCCGCTACCCGGGCGTCAGGTCGCCACGGTGCCGTCCCGGCGCCGCTTCTGGCCCGGCTGGCGCAAGGGCGTGCCGATGATCGTCGGCATCGTCCTGGTGCTCTTCGCCGGCTGGCTGTACCTCGGGTACCGGTCGTTCTCGAACGAGGTCGCGAACGCGAACGCCCGCCTCGACAAGCGCACCAAGCGCGCGCTCACGCCGGCCGGGCACATCCTCACCTCGCCCCAGGTGACGCTCGTCCTCGGCTCGGACAGCCGCGGGCAGCACACCACAGCCCGCGCCGACTCGATCCTGCTGTTCCGCACCGACCCGGGCAAGCACCTCGTCAGCATGCTGTCGATCCCCCGTGACCTGCGCGTCCCGATCAGCGGCCACGGCGACACGAAGATCAACGCCGCGTTCGCGTACGGCGGCGCGCCGCTCCTGATCCGCACGATCAACCACCTGACCGGCTTCGAGGTGAACCACATCGTGCTCGTCAACTTCACCGGCTTCAAAGACCTGATCGACTCGCTCGGCGGCGTGACCCTCTACAACAAGCGCAGGATCGTCTCGTCGCAGCCGTTCGACGGCATCACCTGGCACTTCAAGCCGGGCACGATCCACCTCGACGGCCGCAAGGCGCTGGCATACGCGCGCATCCGCCACACCACCAACCCGCAGGACAGCGACATCACCCGCACCGAGCGCCAGCAGCTGGTGATGCAGGCGATCTCCCGGCAGCTCGTGTCCCCCTCCAGCGTGCTGCACCTGCCCAGCATCGGCCGCGACATCGCCCGGCCGCTCGCAACCGACCTCTCCGCCAACGAGCTGCTCGGCCTCGGCTGGGAGAAGTTCCGCGCCAGCCGGACGCTCGAGTGCCATCTCGGCGGCCAGCCCGCGCTGATCGACGGCCAGGACGAGATCCTGAGCGTCGACCAGAACCGGCTGGTCGTCCAGATGTTCCTCGGCCAGAACGCGCCGCAGCCGCCGGCGCGCGGCTCGCTCTACAGCCCCGGCTGCCGCGTCCAGTAG
- a CDS encoding 1-(5-phosphoribosyl)-5-[(5-phosphoribosylamino)methylideneamino] imidazole-4-carboxamide isomerase, translating to MLKREHAERPRVVPAVDLLDGRVVRLRQGRYDEVTEFPIDPEDAAAGYAAQGATLLHVIDLSAARDGVRPPQHAAVIRRLVERSGMAVQVGGGMRRERDVREALELGVARVLVGTLAAVDPELAGTLAAETARVAVAADVLDGTVRAAGWLQDTGAAADAFVQRLAGAGVRDFLVTAIERDGTRSGPDTDLLRRLRPHVPGLLMAAGGIGSAEDVAAVGRAGADCAVIGRALYDGSLTLAEASASLRSSPTDSPS from the coding sequence ATGCTGAAACGCGAGCACGCTGAGAGGCCGCGCGTCGTACCCGCGGTCGACCTGCTGGACGGCCGCGTCGTCCGGCTGCGGCAGGGCCGGTACGACGAGGTCACCGAGTTCCCAATCGACCCGGAGGACGCGGCGGCGGGATATGCCGCGCAGGGGGCGACGCTGCTGCACGTGATCGACCTGTCGGCGGCGCGCGACGGCGTCCGGCCGCCGCAGCACGCCGCGGTGATCCGGCGGCTGGTGGAGCGCTCCGGCATGGCGGTGCAGGTGGGCGGCGGCATGCGCAGAGAGCGCGACGTCCGTGAGGCGCTCGAGCTGGGCGTGGCGCGCGTGCTGGTCGGCACGCTGGCCGCCGTCGACCCCGAGCTGGCCGGCACGCTCGCGGCCGAGACGGCGCGCGTCGCCGTGGCGGCCGACGTCCTCGACGGCACCGTGCGCGCGGCGGGGTGGCTCCAGGACACCGGCGCTGCGGCGGACGCCTTCGTCCAGCGGCTCGCCGGCGCCGGCGTACGCGATTTCCTCGTCACGGCGATCGAGCGTGACGGCACCCGGTCAGGCCCGGACACCGACCTGCTCCGGCGGCTGCGCCCGCACGTTCCCGGCCTGCTGATGGCGGCGGGCGGGATCGGCTCGGCCGAGGACGTCGCCGCGGTCGGCCGCGCGGGCGCCGACTGCGCGGTGATCGGGCGCGCGCTCTACGACGGTTCGCTGACCCTGGCCGAGGCCTCCGCCTCGCTGCGCAGCTCGCCCACCGACAGCCCCTCGTAG
- the hisG gene encoding ATP phosphoribosyltransferase yields MTRPFRLALPSKGRMHEPAVGLARDAGVEVEVNGRALYSHCSQWDIEVLFARSDDIPTWAADGAVETAIAGRNQLVEAGSPAEELLPLGFGRCRLDLAVANDSPVAAPGDLAGMRVATAYPRTTARFFGDAGVEVHVVPIHGSVELAPRLDAAEAICDLVSSGETLRSNGLRPVATVLESEAVLLARPDLDDAHREVAAALVTVMESVIAARGKRYLMLNAPDRSLDRIVDLLPGMESPTVLPLARSGMHAVHAVVDRRQVVELLGPLRSAGASSILVLPIENLVP; encoded by the coding sequence GTGACCCGCCCGTTCCGCCTCGCGCTGCCCTCGAAGGGGCGCATGCATGAGCCCGCGGTCGGCCTCGCACGCGACGCGGGCGTCGAGGTCGAGGTCAACGGGCGCGCGCTCTACTCCCACTGCTCGCAGTGGGACATCGAGGTGCTGTTCGCGCGCTCCGACGACATCCCCACGTGGGCGGCCGACGGTGCCGTCGAGACGGCGATCGCGGGGCGCAACCAGCTGGTGGAGGCCGGCTCGCCGGCAGAGGAGCTGCTCCCCCTCGGGTTCGGCCGCTGCCGGCTCGACCTCGCCGTCGCAAACGACTCGCCGGTGGCCGCGCCCGGTGATCTCGCCGGCATGCGAGTGGCCACGGCCTACCCCCGCACGACGGCGCGGTTCTTCGGGGACGCCGGCGTCGAGGTGCACGTCGTGCCGATCCACGGATCGGTGGAGCTGGCGCCTCGGCTGGACGCCGCGGAGGCGATCTGCGACCTCGTGTCGAGCGGCGAGACGCTGCGGTCGAACGGGCTGCGCCCGGTCGCGACGGTGCTCGAGTCCGAGGCGGTGCTGCTCGCCCGCCCAGATCTGGACGATGCGCACCGGGAGGTCGCGGCGGCGCTGGTGACCGTGATGGAGAGCGTGATCGCCGCCCGCGGCAAGCGCTATCTGATGCTGAACGCACCCGACCGCTCGCTCGACCGCATCGTCGACCTGCTTCCGGGAATGGAGTCGCCGACCGTGCTCCCGCTCGCCCGCTCGGGGATGCACGCCGTCCATGCGGTCGTCGACCGGCGGCAGGTCGTCGAGCTGCTCGGCCCCCTGCGCTCGGCCGGCGCATCGAGCATCCTCGTGCTCCCCATCGAGAACCTCGTGCCGTGA
- a CDS encoding glycosyltransferase family 4 protein, whose translation MRIAIVTDFYYPSLGGITEHVDGQARALTALGHDVTVVTGKLLRPPPVQDDAMAVPDPTFEVVHMGTALRIYVPRWGNGAETTHTIGPRLGRRLGAFFRERGFDVVHVHAPYNPQMPAWAIDNTPDDALAIATFHSVFPQTLGMDIEAELIRPAIERLDGRVCVSEACIGSLTPYFPYAYDVIPNGIDADHFSPDAEPVRELMGDHRTIVFVGRFDPRNGVDTMIQAHELLVRERGGDVRLVIVGDGPLRTYYERMVSEQARPYVHFAGRLNRSRPNYLVTGDVFCTPCARASFGMVLLEAMSCGRAVAASRISGFQLLMEDGRQGYLVHPARSAERFADALRRLLDDDESRSRMAAEGRRTALEHYAWPRVGGQLEQYYGDLMAGRRPVWASAKSSAPS comes from the coding sequence ATGCGGATCGCGATCGTCACCGACTTCTACTATCCCTCGCTCGGCGGGATCACCGAACATGTCGACGGCCAGGCCAGGGCGCTGACGGCTCTCGGTCACGATGTCACGGTCGTCACCGGCAAGCTCCTGCGCCCGCCGCCCGTGCAGGACGACGCCATGGCCGTCCCCGACCCGACGTTCGAGGTCGTGCACATGGGCACCGCCCTGCGCATCTACGTGCCTCGCTGGGGGAACGGCGCCGAGACCACGCACACCATCGGCCCGCGTCTGGGCCGCCGGCTCGGCGCGTTCTTCCGCGAGCGCGGATTCGACGTCGTCCACGTGCACGCCCCGTACAACCCCCAGATGCCGGCCTGGGCGATCGACAACACGCCCGACGATGCGCTCGCCATCGCGACGTTCCACAGCGTCTTCCCGCAGACGCTCGGCATGGACATCGAGGCCGAGCTGATCCGCCCGGCGATCGAGCGCCTGGACGGCCGCGTGTGCGTCAGCGAGGCCTGCATCGGCTCGCTCACGCCCTACTTCCCATACGCCTACGACGTGATCCCCAACGGCATCGACGCAGACCACTTCTCGCCCGACGCCGAGCCGGTACGCGAGCTGATGGGCGACCACCGCACGATCGTCTTCGTCGGCCGGTTCGACCCGCGAAACGGCGTCGACACGATGATCCAGGCGCATGAGCTGCTCGTCCGCGAACGCGGCGGAGACGTCCGGCTGGTGATCGTCGGCGACGGCCCGCTGCGCACGTACTACGAGCGCATGGTGTCGGAGCAGGCGCGCCCGTACGTGCACTTCGCCGGGCGCCTCAACCGCAGCCGGCCGAACTACCTGGTCACGGGCGACGTCTTCTGCACCCCCTGCGCGCGCGCATCGTTCGGGATGGTGCTGCTCGAGGCGATGAGCTGCGGCCGCGCCGTCGCGGCCAGCCGCATCAGCGGGTTCCAGCTGCTGATGGAGGACGGCCGCCAGGGCTACCTGGTGCACCCCGCCCGCTCAGCCGAGCGGTTCGCCGACGCCCTGCGGCGCCTGCTCGATGACGACGAGTCTCGCTCCCGGATGGCCGCCGAGGGCCGCCGGACGGCGCTCGAGCACTACGCATGGCCCCGCGTGGGCGGCCAGCTCGAGCAGTACTATGGCGACCTCATGGCGGGACGACGACCGGTATGGGCAAGCGCCAAGTCATCAGCACCTTCGTAG
- the hisIE gene encoding bifunctional phosphoribosyl-AMP cyclohydrolase/phosphoribosyl-ATP diphosphatase HisIE — protein MRPAGADLTLEPGQLVTCVVQDAATGDVLMVAWADQEALDATRDTGLAHFHSRSRGRLWKKGETSENTMAVESIAADCDGDTLLMRVRPAGPACHTGEQTCFGPRTMDARPAMLAELARVIEQRRGADPGTSYVAGMLAGDREAPQRKVGEEAVEVLLAPAGSPELVAEVADLWFHSMLLLARDGIDPLAPLEVLRTRRNG, from the coding sequence GTGCGGCCTGCCGGTGCGGATCTGACCCTCGAGCCGGGACAGCTGGTGACCTGCGTCGTCCAGGACGCGGCGACGGGAGACGTGCTGATGGTGGCGTGGGCCGACCAGGAGGCGCTCGACGCGACCCGCGACACCGGGCTCGCGCACTTCCACTCGCGGTCGCGCGGCCGGCTCTGGAAGAAGGGCGAGACGTCGGAGAACACCATGGCGGTCGAGTCGATCGCGGCCGACTGCGACGGCGACACGCTGCTGATGCGGGTGCGGCCCGCCGGCCCCGCCTGCCATACGGGCGAACAGACGTGCTTCGGCCCGCGGACGATGGATGCCCGGCCGGCCATGCTGGCCGAGCTCGCGCGCGTGATCGAACAGCGTCGCGGCGCCGACCCGGGCACCAGCTACGTGGCCGGCATGCTGGCCGGCGACCGCGAGGCGCCGCAGCGGAAGGTCGGAGAGGAGGCCGTCGAGGTGCTGCTCGCGCCGGCCGGGAGCCCGGAGCTCGTGGCGGAGGTCGCCGACCTGTGGTTCCATTCGATGCTGCTGCTCGCGCGCGACGGGATCGATCCGCTCGCGCCGCTCGAGGTGCTGCGCACTCGTCGGAACGGCTGA
- the hisB gene encoding imidazoleglycerol-phosphate dehydratase HisB, whose protein sequence is MSGLIRADLADVEPYRWQEGWQRHIPPGTPVVRLDQNTQPRPPAWYAGAAAWLAALPPNSYPDSRYTDLREAAAAYAGFPAEQVVVTAGADEALMLCALLALEPGARAYAREPSYAVYGSVTRLAGGTPAAEPGAARLTWVCSPHNPTGEDAPHDVPEPGGGLVVVDQAYVEFGGTDLSGLVRERDDVVVVRTLSKAFALAGARVGYLIAPPALARALEAIRPPGSISSYSNALALRALQDVDAMRADVAATVEERERLAAALAAAGWQVRPSCTNFLLVDSGGDAASWALRLLGSGIVVRTFDALPGMLRITVGAPQDTDLLLETLGFAEASAPRRDERSRTGTVRRQTRETRIDARWALDGTGAARVTTGIGFLDHMLTALAFHSLTDLRLTCTGDLWIDEHHTVEDVAIALGQALDGALGDRTGIARYGDARAPLDEALCHATVDLGGRGHSAIGLPLTGDRIGGLPASLVPHFFDSLSRAGRLAIHLEGHGQDDHHIVEAAFKSLALALREAVARDPARAGALPSTKGAV, encoded by the coding sequence GTGAGCGGTCTCATCCGCGCCGACCTGGCGGATGTCGAGCCGTACAGATGGCAGGAGGGCTGGCAGCGCCACATCCCGCCCGGCACCCCGGTCGTTCGCCTCGACCAGAACACGCAGCCCCGCCCTCCCGCGTGGTACGCCGGCGCGGCGGCATGGCTCGCGGCGCTGCCGCCGAACTCCTATCCGGACTCCCGGTACACGGACCTGCGCGAGGCGGCCGCCGCCTACGCGGGCTTCCCGGCCGAGCAGGTGGTGGTGACCGCCGGGGCGGATGAGGCGCTCATGCTCTGCGCGCTGCTCGCGCTCGAGCCGGGCGCGCGTGCGTATGCCCGGGAGCCGTCCTACGCCGTCTACGGGAGCGTGACGCGGCTCGCCGGCGGCACGCCGGCCGCCGAACCCGGTGCGGCCCGGCTCACCTGGGTCTGCTCGCCGCACAACCCGACCGGCGAGGACGCCCCGCATGACGTGCCGGAGCCGGGTGGCGGGCTGGTCGTGGTCGACCAGGCCTACGTCGAGTTCGGAGGCACCGACCTGTCCGGCCTCGTTCGCGAGCGGGACGACGTCGTCGTCGTGCGGACGCTGTCGAAGGCGTTCGCGCTCGCCGGTGCGCGGGTCGGGTACCTGATCGCTCCGCCGGCGCTTGCGCGCGCGCTCGAGGCGATCCGCCCACCCGGCAGCATCTCCAGCTACTCGAACGCGCTCGCGCTGCGCGCCCTCCAGGATGTCGATGCCATGCGCGCGGACGTGGCGGCCACCGTCGAGGAGCGCGAGCGCCTGGCGGCCGCGCTGGCGGCCGCCGGCTGGCAGGTACGCCCGTCGTGCACCAACTTCCTGCTGGTCGACAGCGGCGGAGATGCGGCGTCGTGGGCGCTCAGGCTGCTCGGCTCCGGCATCGTCGTGCGGACGTTCGACGCGCTGCCCGGCATGCTGCGGATCACGGTCGGCGCGCCGCAGGACACCGACCTGCTGCTCGAGACGCTGGGCTTCGCGGAGGCGTCCGCCCCCCGGCGAGACGAGCGGTCGCGCACCGGCACGGTGCGGCGGCAGACCCGCGAGACGCGGATCGACGCGCGGTGGGCGCTCGACGGCACGGGCGCAGCTCGGGTCACGACCGGCATCGGCTTCCTCGACCACATGCTGACCGCGCTGGCGTTCCACTCGCTGACCGACCTTCGCCTGACATGCACCGGCGATCTCTGGATCGACGAGCACCACACGGTCGAGGACGTCGCCATCGCGCTTGGCCAGGCCCTGGACGGGGCGCTCGGCGACCGCACGGGCATCGCCCGCTACGGCGACGCGCGAGCGCCGCTGGACGAGGCGCTCTGCCACGCGACGGTCGACCTCGGCGGCCGCGGCCACAGCGCGATCGGTCTGCCGCTGACCGGCGACCGCATCGGCGGCCTCCCGGCCAGCCTCGTCCCCCACTTCTTCGACTCCCTGTCGCGCGCCGGTCGCCTCGCGATCCACCTCGAGGGCCACGGTCAGGACGACCACCACATCGTCGAGGCGGCGTTCAAGTCCCTCGCACTGGCGCTGCGCGAGGCGGTCGCCCGCGACCCGGCGCGCGCGGGCGCGCTCCCGAGCACCAAGGGCGCGGTATGA
- the hisF gene encoding imidazole glycerol phosphate synthase subunit HisF, translating to MLRRRVIPCLDVRGGRLVKGINFESLRDCGDPVDAAQRYAAAGADEIVWLNISAGEESWAELLDAVERAAELVDVPLCVGGGVTSAEQARELLLAGADKVSVNTAALDRPQLVTELSERFGTQCVVVAIDASRRDGRWETYAGAGRRPTGRDAVDWAAEAARRGAGELLVTSIDTDGTQGGYDLELLSAICRAVTVPVIASGGAGRPADLVAALEAGASAALAASIFHDGTFPIPEVKQEVASCGLPVRI from the coding sequence TTGCTGCGTAGGCGCGTGATTCCCTGCCTGGACGTCCGCGGCGGCCGGCTCGTCAAGGGCATCAACTTCGAGTCGCTGCGCGACTGCGGCGACCCGGTCGACGCCGCGCAGCGCTACGCCGCGGCGGGCGCCGACGAGATCGTCTGGCTGAACATCAGCGCCGGCGAGGAGTCCTGGGCCGAACTGCTCGATGCGGTCGAGCGCGCCGCGGAGCTGGTCGACGTCCCGCTGTGCGTGGGCGGTGGCGTCACATCCGCCGAGCAGGCGCGCGAGCTGCTGCTGGCGGGCGCGGACAAGGTCAGCGTCAACACGGCCGCGCTCGACCGACCCCAGCTCGTGACCGAGCTGTCGGAGCGCTTCGGCACCCAGTGCGTCGTCGTCGCGATCGACGCGAGCCGCCGGGACGGCCGGTGGGAGACCTACGCAGGCGCCGGACGGCGGCCAACCGGCCGCGACGCCGTGGACTGGGCGGCGGAGGCGGCCCGCCGGGGAGCCGGCGAGCTGCTCGTCACCAGCATCGATACCGACGGCACCCAGGGCGGCTACGACCTCGAGCTGCTGTCGGCGATCTGCCGCGCGGTCACCGTCCCCGTGATCGCCTCGGGCGGCGCCGGACGCCCTGCCGACCTCGTTGCCGCCCTCGAGGCGGGCGCGTCGGCGGCGCTGGCCGCGTCGATCTTCCACGACGGGACGTTCCCGATCCCCGAGGTGAAGCAGGAGGTGGCGTCGTGCGGCCTGCCGGTGCGGATCTGA
- a CDS encoding FmdB family zinc ribbon protein encodes MPIYEYRCDNGHSFDALQKFSDDPIAVCEVCGAPAQRVLHPVAIHFKGSGFYSTDYGRGKKGGSSDGKTDSGSSSDKGTSSSDSKSSGGGDSKPAKAAEA; translated from the coding sequence ATGCCGATCTACGAGTACCGGTGCGACAACGGCCACAGCTTCGACGCCCTGCAGAAGTTCTCCGACGACCCGATCGCGGTCTGCGAGGTCTGTGGGGCACCGGCCCAGCGCGTGCTCCACCCGGTCGCGATCCACTTCAAGGGCTCCGGGTTCTACTCGACGGACTATGGCCGCGGGAAGAAAGGCGGGTCATCCGACGGCAAGACGGACTCCGGCTCCTCGTCTGACAAGGGCACGAGCTCGTCGGACTCCAAGAGCTCCGGCGGCGGCGACTCGAAGCCGGCCAAGGCCGCCGAGGCCTAG
- a CDS encoding lysylphosphatidylglycerol synthase domain-containing protein → MGKRQVISTFVAIAAAWLAAAGVAGVALGGLTGDLVFGAALLLTLLVAFAAFTPNTPLFGRVIGRGTLDAPKAAITFDDGPSAEFTPAILDELGAAGVRATFFVLGRHVRAHPEIARRIVDEGHELASHGDDHSLLTFQGPTRIAHQLRSLDEAVVGATGAAPVPLFRAPHGFRSPFLIPVARRLGYRVVGWTAGVWDTAKPGIDRIVARSVAKLHPGAILLLHDADGSGNADDRSQTVAALPRIIEAGQRQGLQFVTVSELAAELRPHRRMALRAVIIAGLVAAGVFLLSTKLDLKAIGGVITDARPTYVFAALAANLLSVAAKALTWKAALDAIEDVENGSGGRGRMECRLADVVPAIFIGFLLNTVLFARLGEVARISVLRRKLAARGYEVPLPTLVGTLVTEQLLAGVTLLAVLLGVAAFVSIPGWGVKLLLVLVGVVLVIAIAAVAIEVWARYRRRQVPTEKDPVEHWWHLLGISLGAVPLALREGQAVLRRPRLLLWGLFTATISWLAQMLGILWALDAYGIHHGIGAAGLVFLASNLVGLFPIVPGNLVVFQGATYTALQVYNVPTDVAINFGIGLQLIEALLGVGLGFFFLSYEGLSVGELRSEAEASARVSEPS, encoded by the coding sequence ATGGGCAAGCGCCAAGTCATCAGCACCTTCGTAGCGATCGCCGCGGCCTGGCTGGCCGCCGCGGGCGTTGCGGGGGTCGCGCTCGGCGGCCTCACCGGTGACCTGGTCTTCGGCGCGGCGCTGCTGCTGACGCTGCTCGTCGCGTTCGCCGCCTTCACGCCGAACACGCCGCTGTTCGGCCGCGTGATCGGCCGCGGCACGCTCGACGCTCCGAAGGCCGCGATCACGTTCGACGACGGGCCGAGCGCCGAGTTCACGCCGGCGATCCTCGACGAGCTGGGCGCGGCCGGCGTGCGGGCGACGTTCTTCGTGCTGGGCCGCCACGTCCGCGCGCACCCCGAGATCGCGCGCCGGATCGTCGACGAGGGCCACGAGCTCGCGAGCCACGGCGACGACCACTCGCTGCTGACGTTCCAGGGCCCGACGCGCATCGCGCACCAGCTGCGCTCCCTGGACGAGGCCGTCGTCGGGGCGACCGGTGCGGCCCCCGTGCCGCTCTTCCGCGCGCCGCACGGGTTCCGCAGCCCCTTCCTGATCCCGGTCGCCCGCCGCCTGGGCTACCGCGTGGTCGGCTGGACGGCGGGCGTCTGGGACACCGCCAAGCCCGGCATCGACCGGATCGTCGCGCGCAGCGTCGCAAAGCTGCACCCGGGCGCCATCCTCCTGCTCCACGACGCGGACGGATCGGGCAACGCCGACGACCGGTCGCAGACCGTCGCGGCGCTGCCGCGCATCATCGAGGCGGGCCAGCGGCAGGGCCTGCAGTTCGTCACCGTGTCCGAGCTGGCCGCGGAGCTGCGGCCGCACCGGCGCATGGCCCTGCGCGCCGTCATCATCGCCGGGCTGGTCGCGGCGGGCGTGTTCCTGCTCTCGACGAAGCTCGACCTGAAGGCGATCGGCGGCGTGATCACCGACGCCCGCCCCACCTACGTCTTCGCCGCGCTCGCCGCGAACCTGCTCTCGGTCGCGGCGAAGGCGCTGACCTGGAAGGCGGCCCTCGACGCCATCGAAGACGTGGAGAACGGCTCCGGCGGCCGAGGGCGCATGGAGTGCCGGCTGGCCGACGTCGTGCCGGCGATCTTCATCGGCTTCCTCCTGAACACGGTGCTGTTCGCCCGGCTCGGCGAGGTGGCCCGCATCTCGGTGCTTCGCCGCAAGCTCGCGGCGCGGGGGTACGAGGTGCCGCTGCCGACGCTGGTCGGTACGCTCGTCACCGAGCAGCTGCTGGCCGGCGTGACGCTGCTCGCCGTCCTGCTCGGGGTCGCCGCCTTCGTGTCCATTCCGGGATGGGGAGTGAAGCTGCTGCTCGTGCTCGTGGGCGTCGTGCTCGTGATCGCGATCGCTGCGGTGGCGATCGAGGTCTGGGCCCGCTACCGGCGCCGGCAGGTACCGACGGAAAAGGATCCGGTCGAGCACTGGTGGCACCTGCTCGGCATCAGCTTGGGAGCCGTGCCGCTCGCGCTTCGGGAGGGCCAGGCGGTGCTCCGCCGGCCGCGGCTGCTGCTGTGGGGGCTGTTCACCGCAACCATCTCGTGGCTCGCCCAGATGCTCGGGATCCTCTGGGCGCTCGATGCGTACGGCATCCACCACGGGATCGGCGCCGCCGGCCTCGTCTTCCTCGCATCGAACCTGGTCGGCCTGTTCCCGATCGTTCCCGGCAACCTGGTGGTCTTCCAGGGCGCGACGTACACGGCGCTGCAGGTCTACAACGTGCCCACGGACGTCGCCATCAACTTCGGCATCGGGCTGCAGCTGATCGAGGCGCTGCTCGGCGTCGGCCTCGGGTTCTTCTTCCTGAGCTACGAGGGGCTGTCGGTGGGCGAGCTGCGCAGCGAGGCGGAGGCCTCGGCCAGGGTCAGCGAACCGTCGTAG